The DNA region GTGTAAATTCGATAGGCTGTTGACAGAAGTAGCCACCCCGTGGTTTCCTGCGGATGTAAGCGCGACCAAACATCTACAGGAGGGACGACGAGGTGGCCAATGACAGCTTCTCACTTTTGGACTGGCTACGCAAGGTGGGCATGGAGAAGAACGCCGATTTCCTCAGGGAGTCGGTACAGGTGCTGGCTCAGGCGCTAATTGACCTCGAAGTCGCGGAGAAGATCGGCGCCGGCGCCTATGAGAGGACACCCGACCGGCTCACCTATCGCAATGGTTACCGGGTCAGGGAATGGGATACCCGGGTCGGGACAGTCAACCTAAGCATCCCCAAGCTCCGGCAGGGGTCGTATTTCCCAAGCCTCCTCGAGCCCAGAAGGCGTGCTGAGAGGGCGCTGGTCTCGGTGGTCCAGAAGGCTTACGTTCACGGCGTTAGTACCCGCAAGGTGGACGAACTCGTGCAGGCGCTCGGGCTATCAGGCGTGAGTAAGAGCGCCGTATCGAGGCTGTGCGCTGAACTTGACGCGGAGGTGGAGCGGTTCAGGAATCGGAGGTCGAGGGCAGTCTTCCTGCCCGGGCGGTTGTGGCGCCCCTCAGAGATGAAACCCTGGATAATGTAGACCACCACTTACAACCTCCGCAAACCCGGCCTCAAATATCGTCCTTAAAACGCCGCTACCGACCCAATCTCAAAGAACAATCATGCTGGGCGGGATTCGCTCAGTATATTTTCCCGCGCCAGATTCGCAAACTAATTTCACTAAATGCAGAGGTGGCGATGTCATGACCGTAGGAAACAAGTACCAAACAATGCTGGCTAACCTGAAGAGCGTTCAGGCCGACCTTGAAAGTTTCTCCCTTGAGTCTCAGAATCAGAACGCAAAGCAACTCTTTCGTAGCTGCGCAACCGAGACAGGCGGCATTATCCGCCGTCTGGAACAACGGTGGAACGAAGTCTCCAAAGAAGAACCTTCCTACACACAGCAATAGTTGCCAAAAGCGAAGGGGACCGGAAAACGGTTCTCTCCGCTTTTCTTGCCATCTTGACCAATCCTGACCAAGCCTTATCGTTCGCCTTGCCCGCAGAAGCCGTCACGAGGAACCCATTCGCCAGGGCCAGGAAGTACACTACTCAGTTGGCGGGGGCTCGCGCCCGTGGCTAACTGCGCCAGCAGAATGACGGCGAAGCCCACCATGACCGCGTACAGATCTGAAGGGAGCTTCACGAAGGCCTTCGTGTACACCACCAGGTACGTCAGGAAAGAAGCCCCCGCCAGCGCTCGTCGTGGCGAGCGAGGATAACTTCCGCTTGCTCCATCTCCATCGCCTCCTCCAACACAAAAGCCGCCCGCCGGCGGCCATTGGATCACAAAGCCTTGATATTGTCGCGCAACGTAGCGCGTTTAGGTGGTTATCTCAGTGCAGCCAGAGTCTCCACCAGCTCAAGCACGCTTGCGTGAGTCCATGGGAAACTCATCGCGTGTGAGTAATGGGCCGGAACGGAACCGGTTGCCATTGACAGATGCCAGAACTCAGGGAATGTTCCGCTCGGAAATGCCGTCGCCAAGAAGGAGGCGGGCTCGAGGTCTCCGTGCTCAGCCGCCAGCTTTGCCACAATGCCGAGGAATGGCCCCCAGCTCTCATCTCGATTCTGTTCGGTCGGCTGTCGGGAGATAACAAGCCCGTAGTTTAACGAAACATTCTTGACCCCGAGGACCTGCTTTGACCATGAGCACCACTTCCAGGAGTCCTCGTTGCCGAGAAGCCACGCATCATACAGCATCGAAGCGAACCACCACGCCGCATCCTGCTGGGTTCCGTCCGGTTTAAGCGAGTGGCACAACCTGCCATTGGTCCCGGGGACTCTGTAGTCGTCAATATGGGCCCTCATCTCTGTGGCGGTCTGTGTGCAGAATGACGCTCTGACAGAATCACCGAGGGCCGTGTAAACGGGAGATATCGCCTCTAAGCCAGCGATCCACAAAATATCGACCATCGACTCATACTTGATGTCCCCTGTGGGCAGGGGGAAATACCCATCATCAGCAAAGTCGTGCGGATGCAGGGCTACGATATGGCCGTCCGCCGGAACGTAGTTTACCTGTGCATATTGCAGGGCGGAGTCTATCTGCGCTTTCAGAGCCGTCATGCGCGGCAAGTCCCGCGTTTGCTTCCAGTACTCCCCTACCGCCAGCAGCCAGGTTGCCGCGTTATCCGTATTGTGGTAGTTCCCGGGCTCCGCACCGTCAATCCCGTATGAGTTTGAGCCATAAATCGGCTCAGCGACGTTGGCGAACCAATCGAGCATTTCACCGGCCACATCCGGCTTTATTGGGGCAAGGGCCTTGATTACCCAGGCAGTGTCGCGTATGAAATTGCCGTACCATGCTCCCGGGCCTGCACCAAGGAAGGTCCCCTGGGAATTTGGCCGATAAGCAGCCATCATACTCTGCTGTAATGCCATATACCCTTTGAATCGCAGTTCAGCAGGAACATATAGCCAGCGCTCCCTGAGTCCCGCGAAAAACGACCGCCAATAGCCCATGCAGGATTCAAGCGGAATCCTCCATCCAGAGCTGAGAGCACCTGCCACCTTAGCCTGGGTGCTCGCCTTGTCGGTGCCCATCGCGAAACAGATCAGCATCTCGCCATTCAACCCCATGTTCTCTCTGCCAAAACCGTAATAGCATGCCCCACCGACGATAGGATCCACCTTGTCTGCAATTGGCCCCTCGTTGAGCACGATCCCACTCGACTGTATGGCCATCTGGTCTTCGGGTGTGCAGCCGATCACGAACCACAAGTCGGAGGTTTTCTCCTGTGCAGTGATGAGTCTGTGGCCTCCGACCGTCTCCATGGTAACATCATTGTTCGCCTGGCCGCCTGTACCGTGAAGCCAGCCGTTCATTCGCTGAGAACCAACGTTCTGAGTCTCCGTCACCAGGTAGATGACTCCATCCCAACCAAAGATTCGAGACTTCGCGGCTTGGTTGTCGCCTTCGGCAACGTGGGTGCTCTCGTAAACCGGTATAGGATACCCATCGAGGCTCATGAACCGGCCGGTGATATAGTTGTTCTCGCGCGGCTTAACATGGTAGGGATAGCCAAAATCAATGGCCTCAACGAGAGGTGCTGCAATCTTCCCGCCCGCGACCCCCTTTGTGCAGATATCCCTGATGAGTACACGCTCTTCGCTGTATGCCCCGACCACATGTACTGCAGCCAGACAAGTGGGGTCACTGACAAGCGGCTGGCCGAACCGGGAAGCCACAGTCCCCGACTTCCAAAGCGCTGAAGTCTGTAGAATCTCGTCATCCTCAATTTGAGCTTTGGCCAACAGTCGTCTCTTGTTTAAGGCTGCGGCAAACGGTACGCTTCTCCACCCCCTACCTATAGCCCACGCACTGCACAACAGCAGCGTAGTCGCCAATAACGTGCACAGCAGTACCCTTGACCTGGAGCGAGTACGCAGCGCCCTCCGGGACAAGAACATCGCCCGCGCCTCCTATCTCGGCAGACGAATCGATGTCGAGATAGATGTCTCCTGGTCCGATGTTGAGGATGTCGAAGGCTTCGCAGGCTTGGGCGAAAATTAGAACGGCTTCCTGGTTCGGCGTGAGCGTCTGCCGCTTTGCTTCTTTCGTCGAGTAGTATTGTGCAACCCGATTCCCTCCTCCTTCTCCCAGGAGCGGTTTGTAGTCGTCCGCAACTTCGTCGAAATACTGCGGGATCGGCTTACCATCCTTATCCTTCAGGATCGCCTTCGTGTTATAGGCCACACCCTTCACCCCTTCCTACTCCGTTTGAGGCCCGCTACAATACGAAAGCCGCCTGAAGGCGGCTGAGGCTGCCGGTATGCAGTCTCGCTACTCGGTCGCTCGCCTGCGCTGAAACCCGGCAGGCGCCGCGGGGACGAAGAAAGAATTCGGCTCTCCAACCGTATCCAACGCGCTTCCAGTGTCCTGGAGTACGACGAGCTCAACGTAGTCATTGACACTCCTGTTCTCAATGGCAGAGACTTGCACGTCAAACGCCCTGCTACTGGAGAAACTGCTGCACACCTTGACTATCCCAATCGTAGCGCCGCCGTTTTTCAAGATGCGGACCTCGCGAAGAGTCCCACCACTCCTGGCGACGAAACCGACGCCGCCAATTATGAGGTGCTTGCCAGCTGTCTTATCAGTGATGCTCCCCGCGTCCTGCGCCACCGCCCGCTCCCAGTCGCGTACCTCCAGCGCTGATTGCCGGTTGAAGCTCAGCCGGGTAATCGGAGAGGTTTTGTGGACAGCACATCATGAAACGGAGGGGTCGCGATGGGTATGCCAGAGAACCAAGTGAAGAGGCCCCGGCGGCGGATTGGGTGCCTGACGATTGTGGGGATCATTGTCCTGTTATTCGTAGCCAACGCAATCTACAACAGCACTGGCCGACCATCAAAGCCCGCGCCGGCTACCGCACCAGCATCATCACCCGCGCCGTCATCGGCACAGGTAACCCGGGCGGCAACTCCGCAACAGCAGACCGAGTCTGTTGTCAGGGGCAAGCTCTTAGGCAACAACAACCGTGGTCAGCCATTCCTTCGCTCGGTGCAGGTGGAGAAGGCCGACAAGGGCGGTTGGGCCGTCTATGTCGAGTTCAATGCGGCAGACAATCTTACACATCGTCCCTCATTCGTAGCGGCATCGAGATGAAAATGAAGGACATCTACGAAGCAGCGTACAAGGGCGCGCTCGATGTCGGATTAGTCAACGTGGCCGCCTACTTCAACCTCAAGGACAAGTACGGGAATACCTCGGACGGCTGCGTCTATCGAACTGAGCTGGAGGCCGCCGAGGCCAAGAAAATAAACTGGGCAAACATCACCTCCGACGATATGACTCGCATATGGACTACGCTCCTGATTCACCCGGACCTGAGAAAATGACGCCCGACAACCGCCAGGGCTTTGTCGTCGCCCATATGCAGGCGAGGATTCGCATGCCCAAGGCCAGGGAGTGCATCCAGCGCCAGCGCGAGAGGATCGAGGCATTCGCATTCACCTACGGCGTCAAGATTGATATGTGGCATATCAGGGCGAAGGGACTTGTTCCGATCCCCACGCTGGAGCAGATGATCGAAGAGGGCCGGGTGTATGCGGTGATTATCGCCGGATGGGGAAGGCTGGGGTCCCCTATATACCCTTCCGAAACCTCCGAGACACGCACGCCACCATACTTCTCCTCGCCGGGATCCATCCAAAGGTAGTCTCGGAACGCCTGGGGCATTCGGACGTTGGAACGACGCTCAACATCTATTCCCACGTGCTTCCTTCGATTCAGAGAGAATCTGCTTCGGCTAGGACAATCTCGTCGGACACAAGCCTACAGGCCGGACATAGATCGTCAGAATGGCAAATGGAATGGCAAGTGTAAACCGGGCTACGGAATGGCAGGTGGCGGATAATCCTCTAACAGGCAAAATAATGGTCGGGGCGAGTGGACTTGAACCACCGACCTCATGGTCCCGAACCATGCGCGCTAGCCAAACTGCGCTACGCCCCGACTGATGATTGGATGCTATTATGCCGACCTGAACTGCATCATCATTATAACTGAACCCACCCCCGCCGTCAAACGCGCGGACCTGTTGTGCTGCCGCTACTTCGCAGGCTCGCCCCCAGCATCACCCGGGATGTGGCGGTTCAGTCCGCTTCAATCTCCTCGACGAGCGTCTCATAGACCTTCCCACCGACGCTTACGAGGAATGCGCGTCTCCCAATGACCTTCGGCCGGAGTCTGGCGGCAATTGCGGAGAGCGTGGCTGAATACGTCCGCAGGACCTCATGAGCCTGTTCCACCGTGGTTGGCCGGAAGAACACGGTGTCGCCCGGCCTCGCCTGGCCGAGCAGATCGATGTCGGGCCCGATTACCGTGGCAATCTTGGGATAGCCCCCGGTCGTCTGGCGGTCGGCGAGCATTACGATAGGTTGGCCCTCGCCGGGCACCTGGATAGCACCGTGAGGAATACCGTCGGAGATGATATCGGGTTTGCCGGCGTGCTCCACTCTGGGGCCCTTCAACCTCATGCCCATCCTGTCGGACTGCCCGGTGACAGTCCAGGCGGCCGAGAAGAGGGTATCGATCCCCGCCCGTGTGAAATGGTCGGCCTGTGGGCCCGGGACGGCCCGCACAACCCACTCTCTGCCGAACCGCGGTCGCAGGCGGTCAGGCATGGAGCTGCCCGTGGCAGCAAATACACCGGTTTCAGGAATCAGGGTTGCGATGCGGTCGCCGGAGGCCAGCCGTCGTCCTTCGATCCCTCCGACAGCACCTCGCAAGTACGTCGACCTGCTCCCCATCACGACGGGCACGGCGATACCGCCGGCAACGGCGATATACGCCCGGCATCCCGCTTGCGGGACGCCGAACTCCAGGACATCACCCTCGCGCAGTTCAATCGACTCCCACTGCGGGACGAGCCGGCCGTTCACAGTAGGCTCGAACTCCGCTCCCGTAACGGCCACCAGGACAGGCCTAAGGGCGCGGAGTCTGGGGCCTACGTAAGTGACCTCCAGGCCGGCTGCATCGGGGCTGTTCCCAACCAGCAGGTTTGCGACCGGCAGCGAAAACCTGTCCATCGCTCCGGATGGCGGCATCCCGAACTGCTGGTAACCGAAACGCCCGTAATCCTGTACCGTGGTCAGGAAGCCGCCGTCGAGGACCTCGAATGAGTCGGCAGACCTGTGCAATTGATCGCGGGCGCCGGCGCCGTGGTCGACCCGTGGTTGCGCGGCCGAAAGCGACGCGGGGATGTGGTCCGCACCGGCCCGCGAGGCAGTCGGAGAGGCCGGTTTGCCGCCCAGTCCGGGCCCCGGATACGGTACGATGGTCGGAACGTGGGCGCCACTTTCAACGGCGATGCGGATCTCCTCGAAATCCGCTGCCGAGATCGGGACGAATCTCACGTAATCGCCGGCGCGTAGCAGGACCGCAGGATTGCGGGACGGGTCGTAGAGCCTGAGCGGGGTTCGCCCGATAACCTGCCAGCCCCCGGGACTCTCGATGGGGTAAATTCCCGTCTGGGGCCCCGCGATACCTACCGACCCGGCGGGAACACGGGCGCGGGGGCTTTTCAGCCGCGGAGTAGCGAGGCGTTCCGGCATGCCACCGAGGTACGGGTACCCAACCGTGAACCCGAGCATGTAGATCAGGTAGTCCACGCTGCTGTGCGTGCGAATGACCTCATCAGCCGCGAGGCCCGTGTGGGCGGCGACGCATTCGAGATCCGGTCCGTACTCTCCCCCGTAGGCAGTGGGGATCTCGGTGACTACGGGAGACGGCAGTTCCAGCGCGTCAAGGCGCGTTTCGAGTTCCTTGAGAGCGCTGACGAGCTCCGAGAAACCGATTTCCCGCGGGTCGTACAGCACCAGCAGCGACCTGTATGTGGGTATCGTTTCGAGGACGCCCCGTATCACCGAACCTTCGACCGCGCATTGCATCGATCTGACCTTGCTGGAAACCCCCGGCGATATCTCGCCGCCGAACTCCACGACGACGCCACAATCGCCCGCAGGAAGATACCTGGCCTCCGGATACACAACACTCACTCCTGCCTTACACACCGGGGGCGGCGGCCTAGCGGCCGCCGGCCCCGCGTACCCGAACGGATTACTTGATAATCCCGAAAGACCTTAGCACGAGCCGGAGCCCCAGGAGGATCGTGACAAGGGTCACGGCCCAACCCAGGATGTTCTGCGTGGGGTTGTTGGTGAACTTGCCCATGATCCTCGACTGGTTCATGACTATGATGAGGTATATGGTCGAGATCGGGAGCAGCACACCGTTGATCGCCTGCGCGAAAACGATGACCTGAACGGGGTTGGCCCCCGTGAAGGCGACGGTCGCGCCACCGGGCGCATGAGTGATCATTATCTCGGGGTGGGTTGTCATTGCCGCTGCCTGCGGGGTTACGCCGCAGGCCCAGAAAACGGGGACCTCGTTTTCGTGAATTGGAACCGGATCACCGAAATCGGGCCTTTCGATGTCGCGGATGCCGAGCGATTCCGGGTTTCCAATGGCCACGGGCGCTCCATGGACCGAGGGATACCTGGAAGTGATGAGGACGGCCTTTGCGACCAGGTGGCTGGGGATCGGGCGCATGCTCACGACAAGAGGCCCCTTGAAGGCACCGGCAGGCATGCACTGGCGATTGGTTATGTACATTGGGACGTTTCTGCCGAGTTCGATGTGTCGCACAGGGATACCCGCCTGTGCATGGCCAGGCGCGAGCCCGGCAGTTGGTCCCGTCCACTCCCCGAGACGTATCCTCTGCCTGAACTGGCGGGGGGTCGTGGGGGGAACACTTGCACTCGATTGGCTCATACTCACATCTCCAGCCAGTCCGCCAGTGGGGCCACCCTGACGCCCGAGCGCTCCAGGGCGGTGCGGATGGCCTGCGCGAACCCGAGCGCATCGGGACCGTCGCCGTGCAGGCATATGGTATCGGCAACGATTGGAACCCTGGTCCCGTCAACGGCTATGACCACACCCTCCTGGACCATTCGAAGCACCTGTTCAACGGCCTTTTCGTGGTCGTGGATGAGCGCGCCTGGTTGCGACCTGGGAACGAGGCCCCCGTCGCGGCTGTAGGTGCGGTCCCCGAACACCTCGCTGGCGGTGCGAAGGCCGGCGGTCTTGCCTGCCTTGTAGAGCTCGCTTCCGGAAAGGGCAACCAGTATGAGGGAGGGATCCACCTCGCGGATGCCTTCCACCAGCGCCTCGGCAAGTCGCCGGTCTCCTGCCGCCTGGTTGTACAGCGCTCCGTGGGGTTTAACGTGGGTCAGCCTTACACCCTCAGCCCTCGCAAACGCGGCGAGCGCTCCTACCTGATACACGAGGTCGTCCCTTGCCTCGTCCGGGCTGATGTCCATGGGCCTTCTTCCGAAGCCCACCAGGTCGGGTAATCCAGGGTGGGCCCCAATCGCCATTCCGCGGGCGGCGAGCTTCACGGTCCTACGCATTACACCTGGACTGCCCGCATGAAAACCGCACGCAATGTTCGCGGAGGTTATCAGGGACATGATCTCGGGATTCAGGGATATCTTCCATCTGCCGAAATCCTCGCCGAGGTCGCAGTTCAGATCGACAACCTTCATCCGCGCTCCTCCTCTCCGGCTGAGGGCCGGTATCCAAGCTTCGAAGAGACCGCGTCAACACAGCTTTTCAATGCCTTGACCAGAACGGGCTCTCGCTCGGGACCAAACCTCGCCTGCGGGCCGGCGATGCTGATAGAAGCCACCACTTTGCCTGTGTAATCCCTGATGGGCATGGCGATGGCCCAGGTGCCTTCGTAAAGCTCGCCGCAGCTGATGGTATAGCCCTGGGCCCTCTCCATCCGGATCCTCTCTTCGAGCTCCTTGCGGTCTGTGATTGTCACGGGAGTAAACCTCTGGAGGATCTGTTCGTCCAGGATGCGCTGCAACTCGTCATCAGGGAGAAACGCCACCAGCGCCCTCGGGCACGCGCCCGCGTACACTGGAGCCTTTCTTCCGACCCTCGTATACAGCCTTACCGGCTGAGTGGTCTCCACCTTCTCAATATAGACCGCCTCTTCCCGGTCCATCACGACGAGCTGCACGGCCTCCTCGATCTCATCCCGCAGTTTCACCATGAATGGGAGTGCGATAGACCGGATTTCCATCTGCTCCGCTACCATCTGTCCCAGTTCGAGAAGCCGCAATCCCAGCCTGTAACGACGCGGGCCGCGGGAGTCGCCGCTTACATCAATAAGGCCTGAGGAGACAAGCGCGCTGAGCATCCGGAATGCCGTGGATTTCGAGAGGCCCGACATGGTGCTGATGTCGTCAAGGGTAAGACTCGGGATGCTGGGCGTGAAGAGATTAAGTAGTTTAAGAGCCTTGATGGAGCTTGCGTTGGCGTTCTTTACCAATTGGGCTCACCCTCGATAGGTATATCATTTCATTAATTGAAATATATTGATCGATATTTGACACAGCACTTGAGCATTCGACACGGGAACGAGATCTCCTCCAGGATTTGGGCTGTCATCGAGTAGAGGTGGAGGTTAGCCGCCAGAGAGAGTACCTGGATTCGAGAGGGATTCGAGAGGGATTCGAAATACTCGCGCAGCACGGCGTCATCCCTGTTGGTTCCCTTGGCCGATACCAGGGGATGGCGGGCTTCAGGAACATCTTTAACGCCGGCGAGACTTAAGGGCCGGGACTCTCATTCAAGCCCGGCCCCTCCGGATCCGATAGTCTGGACCTTCACGCCCTCGCTACAGGGCCTCACTGCGCGGGGTTCTCACCATCCTCCGCGGGCCGCGCCACTCGAACACGGGCGACACGGAGGACGTCCCCTTCGTGGGTGTATCCCTTCTGGATCTCGTCGGTCACCGTTTCCTCTTTTACGCCGGGTGAGCTGCACACCGCGATCACTTCGTGTACCGCGGGGTCGAACTTCCTGCCCACAGATTCAACCGGCTGGACGCCCTCGGACGAGAGTATCCCCTCGACCTGTCGCAGCAAGACCTCCAACCCCGTTCGCAACGTGGCCGCGTCGGCATCCTTCGTCCCGAGAGCGCGGTTGAAGTTGTCAACCACATCGAGCAGCTTCAGGAGAAGGTCCTTCTTTCCCCTCCGGATCATCGCAGCGACTTCGCGCTCCATGCGGCGGCGGTAATTGTCGAAGTCGGCCCGCGATCTGAGGAACAGATCCCAGTTCTCGGCCACTTTGGCCTTCAGCGACTCGACCTCGGCTCGGAGCGCGTCAACGTCGCCGGCAACCGCTGAATCGGGGGCCTGTGAATCAGGGGCCTGTGCGGCCTTGTTGTCGCAGCACGAGCCGCAGGAATCCTTCATCTCTCGATCATCCATCACTTGTCGTCCTTCTTCTCCTTGAACTCCGCGTCATAGACATCCTGTGAACCACCGCCGGCACCGCCCGCTCCGCCGCCAAAGCCGCCCGGCCCCCCTGCGCCAGATTCGGGTCCGCCCGGGCCGCCTGCGCCGGCTTCAGGACCACCCGGACTACCAGCGCCACCGGGCCCGGCCTGCGGTCCGGCCTTCCTGTACAGCTCCTCCGCCACCTTGTAAGACGCCTGCTGCAGGTCGTCGGTGGCCTTCTTGATCCTCTCGACGTCGTCGGTCTTCAGGGCCTCCTTCAGGTCCTGGATGGCCTTCTCTACGTTCGCCTTATCGGCGGGCGCAAGCCTGTCGCCGACCTCCTTGAGGTTCTTCTCGACGTTGTAGACCAGGCCGTCCGCGCGGTTCCTCGCCTCGGCCGCCTCGCGAGCCTTCTTGTCAGTTTCGGCGTGCTTCTGCGCTTCACCAACCATGTTCTCGACCTGGTCGCGCGTGAGCTGCGTGGACGCCGTGAGCGTAATGCGCTGCTCCTTGTTGGTAGCGAGGTCTTTCGCCGACACGTTAAGGATGCCGTTGGCGTCGATGTCGAAGGTGACTTCGATTTTCGGTATCCCTCGCGGGGCGGGCGGGATGCCCTGCAGGTGGAAGCGGCCGAGCGTGCGGTTGTCGCGCGCCATGGACCTCTCGCCCTGCAACACGTGGATTTCGACGGTGTCCTGGCCGTCCGCCGCGGTAGTGAAGATCTCGCTCTTCTTGGTCGGTATTGTTGTGTTGCGCTGGATAAGCGGCGTGAACACGCCGCCGAGCGTCTCGAGCCCTAACGTAAGCGGGGTGACGTCGAGCAGCACGATGTCCTTGACCTCCCCCGCCAGGACGCCCGCCTGGATGGCCGCGCCCACAGCCACAACCTCGTCGGGGTTCACGCCCCTGTGGGGCTCCTTGCCGGTCAATTTGTTGACAAGTTCCTGGATGACCGGCATCCTGGTGGCGCCGCCGACGAGGATCACCTCGTCGAGGGCCTCGACCTTGAGCTTCGCGTCGTCGAGCGCCTGCCTGAAAGGCCGTATGCACCTCTCGGTCAGGTCCGCCGTGATCTCCTCGAACTTAGCGCGGGTAAGCTTCATCTCGAGGTGCTTCGGCCCGGACTGGTCAGCCGTGATGAACGGCAGGCTGATGTTAGTCTCGTACACCTGCGACAGCTCTACTTTGGCCTTCTCCGCGGCCTCGATCAATCTCTGCAGGGCCTGGCGGTCTTTCCTGAGGTCTATCCCCTGTTCCTTCATGAAACCGCCGGCAAGATAGTTCACAATTCGCTGGTCGTAGTCATCGCCACCGAGATGGGTATCGCCGGACGTCGATTTAACCTCGAACACGCCGTCGCCGACCTCAAGAACAGACACGTCGAACGTCCCGCCGCCGAGGTCCCACACGAGGATCGTCTCGTTCTTCTTCTTGTCCATCCCGTAGGCCAGCGACGCGGCGGTCGGCTCGTTGATGATGCGTAGCACCTCGAGCCCCGCGATGCGGCCGGCGTCTTTTGTGGCCTGTCGCTGCGAGTCGTTGAAGTACGCCGGGACGGTTATGACCGCCTTGGTGACCGGCTCGCCGAGGTACTTCTCGGCGTCCTCCTTCATCTTCCGGAGGATCATGGACGAGATCTCCTCCGGAGTGAGATCCTTGCCTGTTGCGGGGATGTTCACGCGGGCCTCGTTGTTGCCGCCCGCGGTGACGCGGTATGGGACGCGCTTACGCTCTTCGGCCACTTCCTCGTAGCGCCGCCCCATGAAACGCTTGATCGAGAACACCGTGTTCTCGGGGTTCAACACGGCCTGTCGCCGCGCGAGCTGCCCGACGAGGCGCTCGCCCGTCCTCGTGAAGCCCACGACGGACGGCGTCAGGCGCGAGCCCTCGGAATTGATGATGACGGTAGGCTTGCCGGCCTCCATCACAGCAATGACCGAGTTCGTGGTGCCGAGGTCGATCCCGACTACCTTAGCCATACATGCACCTCCACAATACGATGCCGCACGCCTCCGTGGTCCCGCGCGACGGCTTCATCGTCTACCTGCGGGGCCGCCCACGGGCTCCCCACGGCGCCCATCCATGGAATCCTCCCCACTTGCCCCCTCACCGAGGGCCTCGCCCGCGGGACTGCCGGCCCGTGAACGCTCT from Bacillota bacterium includes:
- a CDS encoding LamB/YcsF family protein yields the protein MKVVDLNCDLGEDFGRWKISLNPEIMSLITSANIACGFHAGSPGVMRRTVKLAARGMAIGAHPGLPDLVGFGRRPMDISPDEARDDLVYQVGALAAFARAEGVRLTHVKPHGALYNQAAGDRRLAEALVEGIREVDPSLILVALSGSELYKAGKTAGLRTASEVFGDRTYSRDGGLVPRSQPGALIHDHEKAVEQVLRMVQEGVVIAVDGTRVPIVADTICLHGDGPDALGFAQAIRTALERSGVRVAPLADWLEM
- the dnaK gene encoding molecular chaperone DnaK, with translation MAKVVGIDLGTTNSVIAVMEAGKPTVIINSEGSRLTPSVVGFTRTGERLVGQLARRQAVLNPENTVFSIKRFMGRRYEEVAEERKRVPYRVTAGGNNEARVNIPATGKDLTPEEISSMILRKMKEDAEKYLGEPVTKAVITVPAYFNDSQRQATKDAGRIAGLEVLRIINEPTAASLAYGMDKKKNETILVWDLGGGTFDVSVLEVGDGVFEVKSTSGDTHLGGDDYDQRIVNYLAGGFMKEQGIDLRKDRQALQRLIEAAEKAKVELSQVYETNISLPFITADQSGPKHLEMKLTRAKFEEITADLTERCIRPFRQALDDAKLKVEALDEVILVGGATRMPVIQELVNKLTGKEPHRGVNPDEVVAVGAAIQAGVLAGEVKDIVLLDVTPLTLGLETLGGVFTPLIQRNTTIPTKKSEIFTTAADGQDTVEIHVLQGERSMARDNRTLGRFHLQGIPPAPRGIPKIEVTFDIDANGILNVSAKDLATNKEQRITLTASTQLTRDQVENMVGEAQKHAETDKKAREAAEARNRADGLVYNVEKNLKEVGDRLAPADKANVEKAIQDLKEALKTDDVERIKKATDDLQQASYKVAEELYRKAGPQAGPGGAGSPGGPEAGAGGPGGPESGAGGPGGFGGGAGGAGGGSQDVYDAEFKEKKDDK
- a CDS encoding IclR family transcriptional regulator, which translates into the protein MVKNANASSIKALKLLNLFTPSIPSLTLDDISTMSGLSKSTAFRMLSALVSSGLIDVSGDSRGPRRYRLGLRLLELGQMVAEQMEIRSIALPFMVKLRDEIEEAVQLVVMDREEAVYIEKVETTQPVRLYTRVGRKAPVYAGACPRALVAFLPDDELQRILDEQILQRFTPVTITDRKELEERIRMERAQGYTISCGELYEGTWAIAMPIRDYTGKVVASISIAGPQARFGPEREPVLVKALKSCVDAVSSKLGYRPSAGEEERG
- a CDS encoding nucleotide exchange factor GrpE, whose translation is MMDDREMKDSCGSCCDNKAAQAPDSQAPDSAVAGDVDALRAEVESLKAKVAENWDLFLRSRADFDNYRRRMEREVAAMIRRGKKDLLLKLLDVVDNFNRALGTKDADAATLRTGLEVLLRQVEGILSSEGVQPVESVGRKFDPAVHEVIAVCSSPGVKEETVTDEIQKGYTHEGDVLRVARVRVARPAEDGENPAQ
- the pxpB gene encoding 5-oxoprolinase subunit PxpB produces the protein MYPEARYLPAGDCGVVVEFGGEISPGVSSKVRSMQCAVEGSVIRGVLETIPTYRSLLVLYDPREIGFSELVSALKELETRLDALELPSPVVTEIPTAYGGEYGPDLECVAAHTGLAADEVIRTHSSVDYLIYMLGFTVGYPYLGGMPERLATPRLKSPRARVPAGSVGIAGPQTGIYPIESPGGWQVIGRTPLRLYDPSRNPAVLLRAGDYVRFVPISAADFEEIRIAVESGAHVPTIVPYPGPGLGGKPASPTASRAGADHIPASLSAAQPRVDHGAGARDQLHRSADSFEVLDGGFLTTVQDYGRFGYQQFGMPPSGAMDRFSLPVANLLVGNSPDAAGLEVTYVGPRLRALRPVLVAVTGAEFEPTVNGRLVPQWESIELREGDVLEFGVPQAGCRAYIAVAGGIAVPVVMGSRSTYLRGAVGGIEGRRLASGDRIATLIPETGVFAATGSSMPDRLRPRFGREWVVRAVPGPQADHFTRAGIDTLFSAAWTVTGQSDRMGMRLKGPRVEHAGKPDIISDGIPHGAIQVPGEGQPIVMLADRQTTGGYPKIATVIGPDIDLLGQARPGDTVFFRPTTVEQAHEVLRTYSATLSAIAARLRPKVIGRRAFLVSVGGKVYETLVEEIEAD
- a CDS encoding DUF1657 domain-containing protein; the encoded protein is MTVGNKYQTMLANLKSVQADLESFSLESQNQNAKQLFRSCATETGGIIRRLEQRWNEVSKEEPSYTQQ
- a CDS encoding DUF1445 domain-containing protein translates to MPARRRSRCARVRAGHPHRPGALGRQGGPTGGLAGDVSMSQSSASVPPTTPRQFRQRIRLGEWTGPTAGLAPGHAQAGIPVRHIELGRNVPMYITNRQCMPAGAFKGPLVVSMRPIPSHLVAKAVLITSRYPSVHGAPVAIGNPESLGIRDIERPDFGDPVPIHENEVPVFWACGVTPQAAAMTTHPEIMITHAPGGATVAFTGANPVQVIVFAQAINGVLLPISTIYLIIVMNQSRIMGKFTNNPTQNILGWAVTLVTILLGLRLVLRSFGIIK
- a CDS encoding tyrosine-type recombinase/integrase, producing the protein MGKAGVPYIPFRNLRDTHATILLLAGIHPKVVSERLGHSDVGTTLNIYSHVLPSIQRESASARTISSDTSLQAGHRSSEWQMEWQV